In Caballeronia sp. TF1N1, the DNA window AATTCACTAGTCGCAGGTCAAATCAGGAGCTGACATGGAGACGTCGTCAAAGAATCGCACCGATTTGCAAAAGTCGACCCTGGCAATCGTCCTCGCCGGAGGGCGCGGCACTCGTCTCGGACCGCTTACCGACAGGCGCGTCAAACCTGCCGTGCATTTCGGCGGCAAGTACCGCATCGTCGATTTCGCTTTATCGAACTGCCTTAACTCGGGCATCCGCCGTATCGCCGTCGTCACGCAATACAAGGCTCACTCGCTGTTGCGCCATCTTCAGCGCGGCTGGGGTTTCCTTCGCGGCGAGTTCAACGAGTTTATCGATATCTGGCCGGCGCAGCAGCGCGTCGATTCAAGCTGGTATCGCGGCACGGCCGACGCCGTGTTCCAGAACCTCGACATCATCCGGTCGATTGCGCCGGAGTTCATCATCGTGCTGGCGGGCGATCACATCTACAAGATGGATTACACGCGCATGGTGCTCGACCACGTGGAGAGCGGCGCGGATTGCACGGTCGGCTGCATCGAAGTGCCGCGCATGGACGCGACCGCCTTCGGCGTGATGCATGTCGATGAAAATCGCCGCGTGACGGACTTCCTGGAGAAGCCCGCCGATCCGCCCGCCATGCCCGGCAAGCCCGACGTGGCGCTCGCGAGCATGGGCATCTACGTGTTCAGCGCGAAGTATCTCTACCACCTGCTCGAAGAGAACATCGCCGCGTCGAACACGGATCACGACTTCGGCAAGGACATCATTCCGCGCGTGGTGACGAGCGGCACGGCCATCGCGCATCCGTTCAGCATGTCGTGCGTGACCTCCAGCGCCGATCCCGAAGCGCCCGCTTACTGGCGCGATGTCGGCACCGTGGATGCCTACTGGGCCGCCAACCTCGACCTTGCATCGACCATCCCCGAGCTAGATTTGTACGACCGCAAATGGCCGATCTGGACCAATCAGGAACAGTTGCCACCAGGCAAGTTCGTACGCGATCTCAACGGCCAGCAAGGCGCGATCACCAATCTGCTCGTCTGCGGCGGCTGCGTGATCTCGGGTTCGCAAGTTTCGAAGTCGGTGTTCTCGTCGGCGGTGCGGGTGCACTCGTTCTGTAACATCAATGAGGCAGTCTTGTTGCCTCAGGTGACGATAGGACCGAGTTGCCGATTGCAGCGCGTGGTGATCGATCGCGGTTGCACGGTACCGGAAGGTCTCGTGATTGGCGAAGATCCGGACGACGATGCCGCGCGCTTTTTCCGCACGGAGTCCGGCGTCACGCTCGTCACGCGCGAAGCGTTGCAGCGGCTCGCGGATCGTTGAAGCCACGAAGTAGTCAACTCAACCTACGGGAGCGCCGATGACCGTGTGCGTGCTGCATGTCGCAGCAGAAATGTTTCCGCTGTTGAAAACCGGCGGCCTCGCCGACGTAGTCGGGGCGCTGCCGCCGGCGCAATCGCAACTGGGCACGAACGCGCGCGTGGTGCTGCCGGGCTTTCCCGCCGTGCTCGAAGGTCTCACCGGCATCGAGCCCGTCGCGGATCTGGGCGCTGCGTTCGGTGCCGGCAATGTGCGGCTCGAACGCGGTGTGTTGCAGCCGCATGGCGTGATCGTCTACGTCGTGCGGGCCGACCAGTTTTACGACCGTCCGGGCAATCCTTATCTCGATGCCGCGCATCGCCCGTATGCGGACAACGACCGGCGCTTCGCGTTGCTCGGCTGGAGCGCGGCACGTATCGCTGGCGGCGCCGATCCCGCTTGGCGGCCGCAGATCGTGCACGCGCACGACTGGCATGCGGGCCTCGCGCCCGCCTACATGCGCGCGTTCGAGCGTGAAGGCGCGCCGCGCGTCGCCACGGTGATGACGGTGCACAACCTTGCGTATCAGGGCGTGTTTCCCGCGTCCGAGTTCGGCGCGCTGCAATTGCCTGGCGACTTTTTCGCGGTCGATGGCGTCGAGTTTTACAGCCATGTCTCGTTTCTGAAGGCCGGGCTTTACTACGCGGACCGCATTACCACGGTGAGTCCGACTTACGCCCGCGAGATCCAGACGCAAGCCCACGGCGCGGGTCTGCATGGCCTGTTGCAGTCGCGTACTCACGACATCACCGGGATTCTGAACGGCGTCGATTATTCGATCTGGAGCCCTGCCGTCGATGACTCCATCGCGTCGCGCTACACGGCCGCGAAGCCATCGGCGAAAAGCAAATGCAAAGCCGCCTTGCAGGAGCGCATGGGCCTCACGCGCGATGACGACGCCCTGCTCTTCGGCGTCGTCAGCCGCCTGACCGAGCAGAAGGGTCTCGACCTGCTGCTTTCCGCCGTGCCGGATATCGTGCAGCGCGGCGGCCAGCTCGTCGTGCTCGGCACGGGCGACCCGGCGCTCGAAACCGGCATGAAGAACGCGGCGCTCGCGCATCCGGGCGCGGTGGCCGTCGAACTGGGTTTCGACGAAACGCTCTCGCATTCGATCATCGCGGGCAGCGATGTCGTCATGGTGCCGTCGCGCTTCGAGCCTTGCGGACTCACGCAGCTTTATGCGCTGTCGTATGGCGCGCCGCCGCTCGTGCATCGCGTGGGCGGGCTTGCGGATACGGTCGTCGATTGCTCGCTGGAAAATCTCGCGGATGAACTCGCGACCGGCTTTACCTTCGATGTCTTCGACCGCGCGGGAATCGTCGGCGCAATCCGGCGCGCGTTCGCGTTGAAAGCGCGTCGCACGGAGTGGAAGACCGTCGTCAAACGCGCAATGACGCAGAACTTCGGCTGGGAGACGGCGGCATTGCGCTACGCGGAGGTCTATCAGGGCGTGCTCGGCGCGTGAACGTGCCGGGCGCGCACCTTGCTTGCCGCCACGTGACGCAAATCACACGGAAACGCTCATGCAACGATCCCTCGAAGGCCAGATCGCGCTCGTCACGGGCGCGAGTTCCGGCATCGGCGCGGGTGTCGCGCAGTCGCTCGCCGATGCCGGCGCGAAAGTCGCCATCAACTATCACTCGCACGCGGAACCCGCCGAAAAGCTCGCCGCCGAGATTACGGCGAATGGCGGCGATGCCTTCGCCGTCGCCGCCGACGTCTCCGACGAACACGAGACCGACGCCATGTTCGATGCCGTCGTCAAGCGCTATGGCACGGTGGATATCGTGGTGGCGAACTCCGGCCTGCAAAAGGACGCGAGGTTCACCGAACTCACGCTCGACGACTGGCGCCGGGTTATCGACACGAACCTGACCGGGCAATTTCTCACCGCGCAGCGCGCGGTACGCGAGTTTCAGCGGCGCGGGCCGCGGCCGGTGTCGAAGGCGCTCGGCAAGATCATTTGCATGAGTTCGGTTCACGAGATCATTCCGTGGGCAGGGCACGTGAACTACGCATCGTCGAAAGGCGGCATTCAGATGATGATGAAGTCGCTCGCGCAGGAAGTCGCGCCGCTGCGCATCCGCGTCAATTCCATCGCGCCCGGGGCCATCCGCACGCCGATCAACAAGGACGCGTGGGACACGCAGGAAGCGCTCGACCGGCTGCTCACGCTCGTGCCTTATGGGCGCGTCGGCGAAGTGGAAGATATCGGGCGCGCGGCGGTCTGGCTCGCCTCCGACGACAGCGATTACGTCATCGGCACGACGCTCTTCGTCGACGGCGGCATGACGCTTTACCCCGGTTTCGCTGACAACGGATGATCTGTTCGTCCCGACAACAAACGAAGGCCAGCGGGCCGCAACCATATAACCAACGGGACATACGATGAAGACAATCACAGTAGACGTCGCCGTGATCGGGGCGGGCACGGCCGGTCTCGCCGCGTTTCGCGCGGCAAGCGAGGCTGGCGCGAAGGCCGTCGTGATCGAAAGCGGCGAACTGGGAACGACGTGCGCGCGCATCGGCTGCATGCCGTCGAAGCTCTTGCTCGCCGCCGCGAATGGCCTGCACGACGCGCACGCGCTGGCTCCGCGCGGTATCGAAGGCACGCATGCGCTCGATGCCAATTTCGCGCACGTGCTCGACTATGTGCGGCACGAGCGCGATCACTTCGTGAATAGCGTGATCGAGGAAACGAAGTCGTTTCCCGACGGGTCGATCCTGCGCGGCCACGCCCGCTTCGACGGGCCGACGACGCTGGTCGTCAGCGACGAGACGCGCATCGAGGCGAAAAGTATCGTGATCGCGACGGGCGCAGCGCCCGTGATTCCCGACGAGTTGAAGGTTTTTGAGGACAAACTCATCACGAGCGACGATCTGTTCGAACTGCACACGTTCCCAAAGCGCATGGCCATCTTCGGCGCGGGACCGATCGCGCTGGAACTCGGACAGGCGCTGTCGCGGCTGGGCGTCGAAATATTCGTGTTCGCGAAAGGCGGCGGCGTCGGCGCGATCAGCGACACGCCCGTGCGCGATGCGCTCGCCGCCGCGCTCGCCGACGAGTTCTATCTCGATGCGGATGCGAAGATCGACGAAATGTCGCTCATGGACGGGCAACCGACGCTGCGCTTCAAGACGCCCCAAGGCGACGAGCGCATCGAGCGCTTCGATCTCGTGCTCGCCGCGACCGGACGCGCGCCGAATCTAAAGCCGCTCGACCTCGGCAAAACGGGCATCGAGCTGAACGACAAGGGCGTCCCGCTCTTCGACGAAAACACCATGCAATGCGGCAAGAGCGCGATTTTCATTGCAGGCGATTGCGACGGCACCCGTCCCTGGCTACAGGATGCCGCCGACGAAGGCAAGCTCGCAGGCGACAATGCGGCGCGCTTCCCGGACGTGAAGCCGGTCAAGCGCAAGGTGCCCTTTTCCATCGTGTTCTGCGAGCCGCAGGTGGCGATCGTCGGCGCAGCCTACGACGATCTCGACAAGCAGATGACGGTGACGGGCGAAGTATCGTTCGAGACGCAAGGACGCAGTCGTGTGATGCGGCAGAATCGCGGCCTTCTCCATATCTACGCCGATGCCAAAACCGGCAAGCTGCGCGGCGCGCAAGGCTGCGGCCCGGCGATGGAACATCTCGGGCATTTACTCGCCTGGGCATTGCAACTCGACTTGACGCTGGACGAAACGCTGAAGCTGCCTTTCTATCACCCGGTTGTCGAAGAAGGATTGCGCACCGCGTTAAAAGATGCGAATAGAAAGTGCTATGAAGAACGCTCGGAGACGCCACCGGGATTGCCCAGCGCCGCAGGTTATTGAACGCCTAAACAAGAAAGGCCGGCTGCAAAAGCAGCCGGCCCCTTTTGACTCAGAGCAAGAACGCGTGATTTAGCTTTGGCTCAAACCATATTGCAGTGCAAGGTCAAATCCGAGGACGACGAGCGAACAAAACAGCCCCAGCGACAAATTCGCAAGGCGATGCCCCACGTCCTTATGCTTCGTCAACACCGCGCCCGCCAGGAAAGCAATTTCAACGATGACCTGCATGGCGAACACGGCGATCATCAACGCGAACTCATAACCCATCGCGTTGAAATTCATGAAATTAAAGCCATTGACCGCAACGTAAGACCCTACTCGCCAGATTTCGTATGCCAATAACAGCAACGGGAAAAAGTAGCTGGCTACATAAGTCGGCAGCGTGGCGTGCCGCAATTCCATATTTAAGTGTCGTGTTACTTGCATCGCGTACTCCTCGTCTGAGCGCCCGACAGGCCGGGCTAATCGCCTGCATCCAGTAACGCCATTACAGCCGTGTTTTAACAGCACAAGGGCGTCGTGCTTTCAGAATAGGACAATTTCCGAGAAATTGAATCATCGTTATCCCGATGATTCCACCCAGTAAGGGGTTTAAAGCGACATGGTGCAGTGCAGCTTAATAAAGCGATTATTACGTTAAGACGAATTAGGCACGCACGTGCGTGCCTAATTAACCTATTGCTTAATCTGCGTTACCGCTCCTGGGTTTTTCCGTATAACTTGATAATGCCCGAAAAGTCGAGTCCGCCTAATCCCTGCTGGCTCATCGACTGATACAACTGTTGTGCCAGGGCGCCCATGAAGACGGGCTGTTTCGCGCCG includes these proteins:
- the glgC gene encoding glucose-1-phosphate adenylyltransferase; the protein is METSSKNRTDLQKSTLAIVLAGGRGTRLGPLTDRRVKPAVHFGGKYRIVDFALSNCLNSGIRRIAVVTQYKAHSLLRHLQRGWGFLRGEFNEFIDIWPAQQRVDSSWYRGTADAVFQNLDIIRSIAPEFIIVLAGDHIYKMDYTRMVLDHVESGADCTVGCIEVPRMDATAFGVMHVDENRRVTDFLEKPADPPAMPGKPDVALASMGIYVFSAKYLYHLLEENIAASNTDHDFGKDIIPRVVTSGTAIAHPFSMSCVTSSADPEAPAYWRDVGTVDAYWAANLDLASTIPELDLYDRKWPIWTNQEQLPPGKFVRDLNGQQGAITNLLVCGGCVISGSQVSKSVFSSAVRVHSFCNINEAVLLPQVTIGPSCRLQRVVIDRGCTVPEGLVIGEDPDDDAARFFRTESGVTLVTREALQRLADR
- the glgA gene encoding glycogen synthase GlgA, which gives rise to MTVCVLHVAAEMFPLLKTGGLADVVGALPPAQSQLGTNARVVLPGFPAVLEGLTGIEPVADLGAAFGAGNVRLERGVLQPHGVIVYVVRADQFYDRPGNPYLDAAHRPYADNDRRFALLGWSAARIAGGADPAWRPQIVHAHDWHAGLAPAYMRAFEREGAPRVATVMTVHNLAYQGVFPASEFGALQLPGDFFAVDGVEFYSHVSFLKAGLYYADRITTVSPTYAREIQTQAHGAGLHGLLQSRTHDITGILNGVDYSIWSPAVDDSIASRYTAAKPSAKSKCKAALQERMGLTRDDDALLFGVVSRLTEQKGLDLLLSAVPDIVQRGGQLVVLGTGDPALETGMKNAALAHPGAVAVELGFDETLSHSIIAGSDVVMVPSRFEPCGLTQLYALSYGAPPLVHRVGGLADTVVDCSLENLADELATGFTFDVFDRAGIVGAIRRAFALKARRTEWKTVVKRAMTQNFGWETAALRYAEVYQGVLGA
- a CDS encoding SDR family oxidoreductase, encoding MQRSLEGQIALVTGASSGIGAGVAQSLADAGAKVAINYHSHAEPAEKLAAEITANGGDAFAVAADVSDEHETDAMFDAVVKRYGTVDIVVANSGLQKDARFTELTLDDWRRVIDTNLTGQFLTAQRAVREFQRRGPRPVSKALGKIICMSSVHEIIPWAGHVNYASSKGGIQMMMKSLAQEVAPLRIRVNSIAPGAIRTPINKDAWDTQEALDRLLTLVPYGRVGEVEDIGRAAVWLASDDSDYVIGTTLFVDGGMTLYPGFADNG
- a CDS encoding dihydrolipoyl dehydrogenase: MKTITVDVAVIGAGTAGLAAFRAASEAGAKAVVIESGELGTTCARIGCMPSKLLLAAANGLHDAHALAPRGIEGTHALDANFAHVLDYVRHERDHFVNSVIEETKSFPDGSILRGHARFDGPTTLVVSDETRIEAKSIVIATGAAPVIPDELKVFEDKLITSDDLFELHTFPKRMAIFGAGPIALELGQALSRLGVEIFVFAKGGGVGAISDTPVRDALAAALADEFYLDADAKIDEMSLMDGQPTLRFKTPQGDERIERFDLVLAATGRAPNLKPLDLGKTGIELNDKGVPLFDENTMQCGKSAIFIAGDCDGTRPWLQDAADEGKLAGDNAARFPDVKPVKRKVPFSIVFCEPQVAIVGAAYDDLDKQMTVTGEVSFETQGRSRVMRQNRGLLHIYADAKTGKLRGAQGCGPAMEHLGHLLAWALQLDLTLDETLKLPFYHPVVEEGLRTALKDANRKCYEERSETPPGLPSAAGY